From one Triticum aestivum cultivar Chinese Spring chromosome 4B, IWGSC CS RefSeq v2.1, whole genome shotgun sequence genomic stretch:
- the LOC123092141 gene encoding uncharacterized protein isoform X4, with translation MGRLRKVSHQDVPLVSSLESADSLDEAFVPNDFAEDGSHTVSPDLSRDEGEFDKALLKFYLNQKVKCLKRKLSSASRRNVRQKRSTDFPTCATFTRYSGKLFSGVVAGMCPRYQNVIQTYGMGCLLNFVRTEVPLRLVKWLASRFDVPSSEFQFERKFIPMTKYDIHDILDLPVDGEPLVSDPESGRDFILSHFNVSSIPPVYFFASKLKSTEVELSDEDISICFMIVALSSFLCPNSSLSPSPKYLHIFRDCSSVCNYDLSGYVYEWLLSSIKKFKNSTKVASKRSVTSGGCHYAFAVCYLDQLNFGLHSVPDVKPRILAWRGNKVKQFSELDRNNSRSYGKRPLKRLFAPVNPQKSIEKSSASKDGDVPLCSDMLFEMNVQKSFGARFGFEAAQVVINLVQSRNKDKPKLFVQWSQSLVIDVLECLSLSTLNAKSVPTPKVYSSEGHSFNKFSFGAKSVSIQSFIDERKCETVVEKSSPEVQQQIPNLNEASPFVSGVVSVGGFHNPVVLSSSSPAPKVCDEGVVNEANVEAAIPVADLSSIKSPSHSIAGLIKKCEPKADDNGFQRPTFAQLNRTLGVQSNGDVTNGEPNVKEVDNSFGEPSPLVPIRLSQRFHNAVASCLRSLMTRGFVCPGRTGKMFTRPV, from the exons ATGGGTAGGCTACGGAAAGTGTCTCATCAGGATGTTCCATTAGTATCATCTTTAGAGAGTGCAGATTCACTGGATGAAGCTTTTGTGCCTAATGATTTTGCAGAAGATGGTTCTCATACTGTGTCTCCG GATCTATCTCGAGATGAAGGAGAGTTCGACAAGGCTCTTTTGAAGTTCTATCTCAATCAA AAAGTAAAATGCTTAAAGAGGAAACTATCATCTGCTTCTAGGAGGAATGTG AGGCAGAAACGATCTACTGATTTCCCCACTTGTGCCACTTTCACTAGATATTCTGGGAAGTTGTTCTCTGGTGTTGTTGCTGGAATGTGTCCTAGGTATCAGAATGTCATCCAGACATACGGCATGGGCTGTCTCTTAAACTTTGTTAGGACCGAGGTTCCCCTTAGGCTAGTGAAGTGGCTTGCTAGTAGGTTTGATGTCCCTTCATCTGAATTCCAGTTCGAAAGGAAATTTATCCCAATGACCAAGTATGATATCCATGATATCCTTGACCTCCCAGTAGATGGTGAGCCACTTGTGTCTGATCCTGAGTCTGGACGTGATTTTATCCTGTCTCACTTCAATGTTTCTAGTATTCCTCCTGTCTATTTCTTCGCCAGCAAGCTTAAATCCACCGAAGTCGAGTTGTCTGATGAAGACATTTCCATTTGCTTCATGATTGTTGCGTTGTCCTCATTCCTTTGTCCCAACTCTAGCCTCAGTCCTAGCCCGAAGTACCTGCATATTTTCAGGGATTGTTCTTCTGTGTGCAACTATGATCTGTCCGGATATGTTTATGAGTGGTTGTTGAGCAGCATCAAAAAGTTCAAGAATTCCACTAAAGTTGCTTCTAAAAGATCAGTGACGTCTGGTGGTTGTCACTATGCTTTTGCT GTTTGTTACCTTGACCAACTTAATTTCGGTCTCCATTCTGTCCCTGATGTCAAGCCCCGGATTCTAGCATGGAGAGGTAACAAAGTTAAGCAATTTTCAGAGCTTGACAGAAACAATAGCCGCTCTTATGGCAAGAGGCCTCTAAAGCGGTTGTTTGCTCCAGTTAATCCGCAG AAGTCTATCGAGAAATCTTCAGCAAGCAAAGATGGTGATGTTCCCCTTTGCAGTGACATGCTTTTTGAAATGAATGTGCAGAAATCCTTCGGTGCTCGTTTTGGGTTTGAG GCTGCTCAAGTAGTCATAAACCTTGTTCAATCTAGGAACAAAGACAAGCCCAAGCTATTTGTACAATGGTCACAGTCCCTTGTAATTGACGTTCTAGAATGCTTATCACTCTCTACTCTAAATGCCAAATCTGTCCCGACACCTAAAGTTTATTCAAGTGAGGGTCATTCTTTCAACAAGTTCTCTTTTG GCGCCAAGTCTGTCTCTATTCAATCTTTCATTGATGAGAGGAAGTGTGAGACTGTTGTTGAGAAATCATCTCCTGAAGTCCAGCAGCAAATCCCCAATTTGAATGAAGCTTCTCCTTTTGTTTCTGGTGTTGTTAGTGTTGGGGGTTTTCACAACCCAGTAGTTTTATCTAGTTCATCTCCAGCTCCTAAAGTGTGTGATGAG GGCGTGGTAAATGAGGCAAATGTTGAAGCTGCAATTCCAGTGGCGGATTTATCTTCTATAAAAAGTCCTTCTCATTCTATAG CTGGTCTTATTAAGAAATGCGAACCCAAGGCCGATGATAATGGTTTTCAAAGACCCACTTTTGCTCAGTTAAATCGCACTCTTGGTGTTCAATCTAATGGCGATGTTACCAATGGTGAGCCCAATGTTAAAGAGGTCGATAATTCTTTTGGAGAACCGTCCCCTCTGGTTCCTATTCGCTTGTCGCAGCGTTTCCATAATGCGGTTGCAAGTTGTTTGCGGTCCCTGATGACGAGGGGGTTTGTTTGTCCAGGTCGAACGGGCAAGATGTTTACCCGACCCGTTTAG
- the LOC123092141 gene encoding uncharacterized protein isoform X1 gives MGRLRKVSHQDVPLVSSLESADSLDEAFVPNDFAEDGSHTVSPDLSRDEGEFDKALLKFYLNQKVKCLKRKLSSASRRNVRQKRSTDFPTCATFTRYSGKLFSGVVAGMCPRYQNVIQTYGMGCLLNFVRTEVPLRLVKWLASRFDVPSSEFQFERKFIPMTKYDIHDILDLPVDGEPLVSDPESGRDFILSHFNVSSIPPVYFFASKLKSTEVELSDEDISICFMIVALSSFLCPNSSLSPSPKYLHIFRDCSSVCNYDLSGYVYEWLLSSIKKFKNSTKVASKRSVTSGGCHYAFAVCYLDQLNFGLHSVPDVKPRILAWRGNKVKQFSELDRNNSRSYGKRPLKRLFAPVNPQKSIEKSSASKDGDVPLCSDMLFEMNVQKSFGARFGFEAAQVVINLVQSRNKDKPKLFVQWSQSLVIDVLECLSLSTLNAKSVPTPKVYSSEGHSFNKFSFGAKSVSIQSFIDERKCETVVEKSSPEVQQQIPNLNEASPFVSGVVSVGGFHNPVVLSSSSPAPKVCDEGVVNEANVEAAIPVADLSSIKSPSHSIGISPSTTRCAIPVVGSTLEPSAGLIKKCEPKADDNGFQRPTFAQLNRTLGVQSNGDVTNGEPNVKEVDNSFGEPSPLVPIRLSQRFHNAVASCLRSLMTRGFVCPGRTGKMFTRPV, from the exons ATGGGTAGGCTACGGAAAGTGTCTCATCAGGATGTTCCATTAGTATCATCTTTAGAGAGTGCAGATTCACTGGATGAAGCTTTTGTGCCTAATGATTTTGCAGAAGATGGTTCTCATACTGTGTCTCCG GATCTATCTCGAGATGAAGGAGAGTTCGACAAGGCTCTTTTGAAGTTCTATCTCAATCAA AAAGTAAAATGCTTAAAGAGGAAACTATCATCTGCTTCTAGGAGGAATGTG AGGCAGAAACGATCTACTGATTTCCCCACTTGTGCCACTTTCACTAGATATTCTGGGAAGTTGTTCTCTGGTGTTGTTGCTGGAATGTGTCCTAGGTATCAGAATGTCATCCAGACATACGGCATGGGCTGTCTCTTAAACTTTGTTAGGACCGAGGTTCCCCTTAGGCTAGTGAAGTGGCTTGCTAGTAGGTTTGATGTCCCTTCATCTGAATTCCAGTTCGAAAGGAAATTTATCCCAATGACCAAGTATGATATCCATGATATCCTTGACCTCCCAGTAGATGGTGAGCCACTTGTGTCTGATCCTGAGTCTGGACGTGATTTTATCCTGTCTCACTTCAATGTTTCTAGTATTCCTCCTGTCTATTTCTTCGCCAGCAAGCTTAAATCCACCGAAGTCGAGTTGTCTGATGAAGACATTTCCATTTGCTTCATGATTGTTGCGTTGTCCTCATTCCTTTGTCCCAACTCTAGCCTCAGTCCTAGCCCGAAGTACCTGCATATTTTCAGGGATTGTTCTTCTGTGTGCAACTATGATCTGTCCGGATATGTTTATGAGTGGTTGTTGAGCAGCATCAAAAAGTTCAAGAATTCCACTAAAGTTGCTTCTAAAAGATCAGTGACGTCTGGTGGTTGTCACTATGCTTTTGCT GTTTGTTACCTTGACCAACTTAATTTCGGTCTCCATTCTGTCCCTGATGTCAAGCCCCGGATTCTAGCATGGAGAGGTAACAAAGTTAAGCAATTTTCAGAGCTTGACAGAAACAATAGCCGCTCTTATGGCAAGAGGCCTCTAAAGCGGTTGTTTGCTCCAGTTAATCCGCAG AAGTCTATCGAGAAATCTTCAGCAAGCAAAGATGGTGATGTTCCCCTTTGCAGTGACATGCTTTTTGAAATGAATGTGCAGAAATCCTTCGGTGCTCGTTTTGGGTTTGAG GCTGCTCAAGTAGTCATAAACCTTGTTCAATCTAGGAACAAAGACAAGCCCAAGCTATTTGTACAATGGTCACAGTCCCTTGTAATTGACGTTCTAGAATGCTTATCACTCTCTACTCTAAATGCCAAATCTGTCCCGACACCTAAAGTTTATTCAAGTGAGGGTCATTCTTTCAACAAGTTCTCTTTTG GCGCCAAGTCTGTCTCTATTCAATCTTTCATTGATGAGAGGAAGTGTGAGACTGTTGTTGAGAAATCATCTCCTGAAGTCCAGCAGCAAATCCCCAATTTGAATGAAGCTTCTCCTTTTGTTTCTGGTGTTGTTAGTGTTGGGGGTTTTCACAACCCAGTAGTTTTATCTAGTTCATCTCCAGCTCCTAAAGTGTGTGATGAG GGCGTGGTAAATGAGGCAAATGTTGAAGCTGCAATTCCAGTGGCGGATTTATCTTCTATAAAAAGTCCTTCTCATTCTATAG GTATATCCCCTTCAACGACGCGGTGTGCAATTCCTGTTGTTGGTTCTACTTTGGAGCCCTCAG CTGGTCTTATTAAGAAATGCGAACCCAAGGCCGATGATAATGGTTTTCAAAGACCCACTTTTGCTCAGTTAAATCGCACTCTTGGTGTTCAATCTAATGGCGATGTTACCAATGGTGAGCCCAATGTTAAAGAGGTCGATAATTCTTTTGGAGAACCGTCCCCTCTGGTTCCTATTCGCTTGTCGCAGCGTTTCCATAATGCGGTTGCAAGTTGTTTGCGGTCCCTGATGACGAGGGGGTTTGTTTGTCCAGGTCGAACGGGCAAGATGTTTACCCGACCCGTTTAG